The proteins below come from a single Psychrobacter sp. FDAARGOS_221 genomic window:
- a CDS encoding 8-amino-7-oxononanoate synthase, which translates to MKGPTRLGVMQLLDTLKSKDQYRKLPPIKHQDQWIILNNQRLLNISSNDYLGLGNEKQLQLQFLNYLQQMPDTELPKMGSTSSRLLTGNHSQLPLLEAELLDWYKLALPQPQRSTSSKAVLVVNSGYHANIGILPALVKLPINTLILTDSLIHASLIDGVRLIGKNHTHCRYQRYRHNDLQHLSDLIKQAGAEVERIIVVTESIFSMDGDRADLKALVALKAQDPRIELYIDEAHAVGVLGHHGLGLAEETETLEDIDYIVGTFGKAFASMGAYVICDESIREWLVNQMRSFIFSTALPPITHCWTRFVLAKMPKLHPLRSHLADISLRVSQAINNDSDSRSNTRYQSPIIPYVLGDNASAVQKALALQQAGFYALPIRPPTVPEGTARIRLVMNAKLSNDDCERLIEQL; encoded by the coding sequence ATGAAAGGACCCACGCGTTTAGGGGTTATGCAGCTATTAGACACTCTAAAGTCGAAAGATCAGTATCGAAAGCTACCGCCTATTAAACATCAAGATCAATGGATTATCTTAAATAATCAGCGACTGCTGAATATCTCAAGCAATGACTATCTAGGATTGGGTAATGAGAAACAGCTACAATTGCAGTTTTTGAATTATTTGCAACAGATGCCTGATACAGAGCTGCCAAAAATGGGCTCTACCTCCTCTCGATTGCTGACAGGCAATCACAGCCAACTGCCCTTACTAGAAGCCGAGCTATTAGACTGGTACAAGCTTGCCTTGCCTCAGCCACAGCGCTCAACCAGTAGCAAAGCAGTGTTAGTCGTCAATAGTGGCTACCATGCCAATATCGGTATCCTGCCAGCACTTGTTAAGCTGCCTATAAACACCTTAATTCTGACCGACAGTCTGATACATGCCAGCCTTATAGATGGTGTGCGTCTTATTGGTAAAAATCATACCCACTGCCGTTATCAACGCTATCGTCACAATGACTTACAACATTTGAGCGATTTGATTAAGCAAGCCGGTGCTGAGGTTGAGCGCATTATTGTAGTGACAGAAAGTATCTTTAGTATGGATGGCGATCGTGCGGATTTAAAAGCGTTAGTCGCGCTAAAAGCCCAAGACCCTCGTATTGAGCTGTACATTGATGAAGCGCATGCAGTTGGCGTGCTTGGTCACCATGGGTTGGGACTGGCTGAAGAAACCGAGACCCTAGAAGATATTGACTATATAGTGGGTACCTTTGGCAAAGCCTTTGCATCAATGGGTGCTTATGTCATTTGTGATGAATCCATCAGAGAGTGGCTGGTCAATCAAATGCGCTCGTTTATCTTCAGCACCGCCCTGCCGCCTATAACCCACTGTTGGACCCGATTCGTATTGGCCAAGATGCCTAAGCTGCATCCGCTACGTAGCCATTTGGCTGATATTTCTCTACGGGTGTCTCAAGCGATTAATAATGACTCAGACAGCCGTTCAAATACTCGCTATCAGTCGCCTATTATCCCTTATGTATTGGGCGACAATGCGAGTGCGGTACAAAAGGCACTGGCGCTGCAACAAGCGGGCTTCTATGCCCTACCTATCCGTCCGCCGACTGTTCCTGAGGGCACAGCACGCATCCGCTTAGTGATGAACGCTAAGCTAAGCAATGACGACTGTGAACGGTTGATTGAGCAATTATAG
- a CDS encoding porin family protein — MKLLQKTLLAFAAGSLMTVGAQAAINYGNGMTAQPYVGAKIGQYDLDKADDEAFSYGIYGGAKFAPNFGVEAEYMTTNKEDFANNGVNKSEYEADVYGLYGTADYVFPGSNMYAKGRLGVAKNKVKVRDNISGNRSESDTGIAGGVGLGYNFNPNAAVELAYDWYPEVKDVGNRGEDLKAKGLTLGANFKF; from the coding sequence ATGAAACTATTACAAAAAACACTACTTGCTTTTGCTGCTGGTTCACTAATGACAGTTGGCGCACAAGCTGCCATTAACTATGGTAATGGCATGACTGCACAACCATATGTTGGTGCTAAAATTGGTCAGTATGACCTAGATAAAGCAGATGACGAAGCTTTCTCATACGGTATTTATGGTGGTGCTAAGTTTGCGCCAAACTTCGGTGTTGAAGCTGAGTACATGACTACCAATAAAGAAGACTTTGCCAACAATGGTGTTAACAAAAGCGAATACGAAGCTGATGTATATGGTCTATATGGTACAGCAGACTATGTATTCCCAGGCTCAAACATGTATGCTAAAGGCCGTCTAGGTGTTGCGAAGAACAAAGTTAAAGTACGTGACAATATTAGCGGCAACCGTTCAGAGTCTGACACAGGTATTGCTGGCGGTGTTGGTCTAGGTTACAACTTCAACCCAAATGCAGCAGTAGAACTAGCATATGACTGGTATCCAGAAGTCAAAGATGTGGGTAACAGAGGCGAAGACTTAAAAGCAAAAGGCTTAACATTAGGTGCTAACTTTAAATTCTAA
- a CDS encoding outer membrane beta-barrel protein, which produces MKLLQKTLLALAAGSLMTVGAQAAMTAQPYIGAKVGYYDLENAKDEAFSYGGYLGMQFTPEVGLEAEYITTKKEDATATQEYKGENYGLYGTYKHHITGSNAYAKGRLGVAHNKVKLESVNGKRSESDTGIGGGLGFGYNFAPNAAVELAYEWYPKVNDVNLGNDKDVDAEGVTLGAHFKF; this is translated from the coding sequence ATGAAACTTTTACAGAAAACATTACTTGCTTTAGCTGCCGGCTCACTAATGACAGTTGGTGCACAAGCTGCTATGACTGCACAACCATACATCGGTGCTAAAGTAGGTTACTATGACCTTGAAAATGCTAAAGATGAAGCCTTTTCATACGGTGGCTACCTTGGCATGCAGTTCACTCCTGAAGTTGGTCTTGAGGCTGAGTACATCACTACTAAGAAAGAAGATGCTACTGCTACTCAAGAATACAAAGGCGAGAACTACGGTCTATACGGTACTTATAAGCACCACATCACTGGTTCTAATGCATATGCTAAAGGCCGTTTAGGCGTTGCGCATAACAAAGTTAAGCTAGAAAGTGTTAATGGTAAGCGTTCTGAGTCTGACACTGGTATCGGTGGCGGTCTAGGTTTCGGTTATAACTTCGCACCAAACGCTGCTGTTGAATTAGCATACGAATGGTATCCAAAAGTTAACGACGTTAACCTAGGTAACGATAAAGACGTAGACGCTGAAGGTGTTACTTTAGGTGCACACTTCAAATTCTAA
- a CDS encoding alpha-keto acid decarboxylase family protein codes for MKKPNYTIADYLFDRIAEAGATEVFGVPGDYNLSFLDNIIASDKLRWVGNTNELNAGYAADGYARERRFAAMVTTFGVGELSAINATAGSYAEYAPVLHVVGAPPTAAIDNQRRVHHSLGDGVFNHFIKMVEPVTVARAEITPENAASEIDRVIRLVLKKQRPGYLLLSPDVAKQPIYPATTQLRDTDEDITSNKALADFKQALTEYIEGKETTLIADLMVHRLGLQSQLKALIADTTIPYATLSWGKTLLDENSERWAGVYVGEPSQPTVKDAVENAECLIKLGVNYTDTTTAGFTQNIDTSRVVDIHQERASVGEDTFAPIAMKDALQVLHEVLTSGINVVSKPLKGKVSAFKQHGDDDAPLLQRDLWHLIAERLQENNIVFADQGTSYFGMSEVRLPEGVTFYGQPLWGSIGYTLPASFGAGVAAPHKRSVLLIGDGSALLTIQDVAAMLREKINPIIILVNNDGYTVERAIHGEEELYNDIPACDWQVMPKAFGATDENCDILKADTPAALKSALDKAYQTPDKMVFIEVITGVMDIPPLLKEVAASLK; via the coding sequence ATGAAAAAGCCAAACTATACCATCGCAGATTACCTGTTTGACCGCATCGCAGAAGCCGGCGCCACAGAAGTATTTGGTGTGCCAGGAGACTATAACTTATCTTTTTTAGACAATATTATTGCTTCAGATAAGTTGCGCTGGGTTGGTAATACCAACGAGCTAAACGCTGGTTATGCAGCAGATGGCTATGCTCGTGAGCGTCGATTTGCGGCTATGGTGACTACGTTTGGGGTAGGCGAGCTGTCTGCCATTAACGCAACCGCAGGATCTTACGCAGAGTACGCGCCTGTGCTACATGTGGTCGGTGCGCCACCAACTGCAGCGATTGACAATCAACGTCGTGTGCATCATAGCTTAGGCGATGGCGTGTTTAACCACTTTATCAAGATGGTAGAGCCAGTGACAGTAGCGCGCGCTGAGATAACGCCGGAAAACGCCGCCTCTGAAATCGATAGAGTCATACGTCTGGTGCTCAAAAAGCAGCGTCCAGGATACTTGTTGTTATCGCCAGATGTGGCCAAGCAGCCTATCTATCCAGCCACCACTCAGCTGAGAGATACCGATGAAGACATCACCAGTAATAAGGCACTGGCTGACTTCAAACAAGCATTAACCGAGTATATAGAGGGCAAAGAGACCACACTTATTGCTGATCTTATGGTGCATCGCTTAGGTTTACAATCGCAGCTTAAAGCATTGATTGCCGACACTACGATTCCTTATGCTACCTTGTCGTGGGGTAAAACCTTGTTGGATGAAAACAGCGAGCGTTGGGCGGGTGTTTATGTTGGTGAGCCTTCACAGCCGACGGTTAAAGATGCAGTCGAAAATGCAGAATGTTTAATTAAGCTGGGTGTCAATTATACCGATACCACCACTGCTGGCTTTACCCAAAATATCGACACCTCACGTGTGGTTGATATCCATCAAGAGCGTGCGTCAGTCGGCGAGGATACCTTTGCGCCTATCGCCATGAAAGACGCCCTGCAAGTACTGCATGAGGTATTGACCTCTGGCATTAACGTGGTGTCTAAGCCGCTAAAAGGTAAGGTCAGTGCCTTTAAACAACACGGTGACGATGACGCTCCGTTGTTACAGCGAGACTTGTGGCACTTAATCGCAGAGCGCTTGCAGGAGAATAATATTGTGTTTGCCGACCAAGGTACCTCGTATTTTGGTATGAGTGAAGTGCGTCTACCAGAAGGGGTTACTTTCTACGGTCAACCACTGTGGGGCTCAATCGGCTATACCTTACCGGCAAGCTTTGGCGCCGGTGTTGCAGCGCCGCACAAGCGCAGTGTGCTACTTATTGGTGATGGTTCAGCCTTGTTAACCATTCAAGATGTCGCTGCCATGTTGCGCGAGAAGATTAATCCTATCATCATCTTGGTGAATAATGATGGCTATACTGTCGAGCGTGCCATTCATGGTGAAGAAGAGCTGTATAACGACATTCCTGCTTGTGATTGGCAGGTAATGCCGAAGGCGTTTGGTGCGACTGACGAAAACTGTGACATTCTAAAAGCAGATACCCCAGCAGCGTTGAAGTCTGCGTTAGATAAAGCGTATCAGACTCCTGATAAGATGGTTTTCATTGAGGTGATTACCGGTGTGATGGACATTCCTCCTCTGTTAAAAGAAGTGGCTGCGTCTTTGAAGTAA
- the hemN gene encoding oxygen-independent coproporphyrinogen III oxidase, translated as MTNSSIFTDQADLPPTTQRPDFTPANPYARRQFDDASSAMPKLEYDDALIHKYNRSGPRYTSYPTALEFKPIEAGAELDILTHRDAKTPLSLYFHIPFCRHLCYYCACNKIITKKNSDAGDYLDYLKREIKQKQALLAKSEPGKKPFVKQLHLGGGTPTFFNDDELIELWQFLQTQFEFDAPSEQGGKGDYSIEVDPRELRETTLEKLRELGFNRVSFGVQDLDHKVQIAVNRVQSEALIQGVVDEARRLNYNSINIDLIYGLPHQTPETFAHTVARIIEMGPDRLSIFNYAHLPDRFKAQKQIKESDLPSPAEKLTMFKQTITALTEAGYQYIGIDHFAKPDDELAIAQREGNLHRNFQGYTILGDCDLLGFGVSAISQINSTLYSSSGASASHILQNNTDLDAYRADIDHQKLPAVRHIKTNIQDRLRGYVIMNLLCHDYIDFKDVNQKFGIDAITYFINEIQQLGDMQQDKLIDMDAAGIRILPKGRLLARNVAMAFDTYLAGKAKGRFSKVI; from the coding sequence ATGACTAATTCTTCGATTTTTACTGATCAAGCTGACCTGCCGCCTACCACACAGCGTCCTGACTTCACGCCAGCCAATCCTTATGCGCGTCGCCAATTTGACGATGCCAGCTCGGCGATGCCAAAGCTTGAGTATGACGATGCACTGATTCACAAATACAACCGTTCTGGGCCTCGCTATACCTCATACCCAACCGCGCTAGAATTTAAGCCTATTGAGGCCGGTGCAGAGCTTGATATCCTGACTCATAGAGATGCCAAAACGCCACTGTCTTTATATTTTCATATTCCGTTTTGTCGTCATCTTTGCTATTACTGCGCTTGTAATAAAATCATTACCAAAAAGAACAGTGATGCCGGCGACTATCTGGACTATTTGAAACGTGAAATCAAACAAAAACAGGCATTACTGGCCAAGTCAGAACCGGGTAAAAAGCCATTCGTTAAACAACTTCATTTGGGCGGTGGTACACCTACCTTTTTTAATGATGATGAACTGATTGAACTGTGGCAGTTTTTACAGACTCAGTTTGAGTTTGATGCACCCTCAGAACAAGGTGGTAAAGGCGATTACTCGATTGAGGTAGATCCTCGCGAGCTACGTGAAACCACTTTAGAAAAGCTACGTGAGCTTGGCTTTAACCGAGTCAGCTTTGGTGTACAAGACTTGGACCATAAAGTTCAAATCGCTGTTAACCGCGTGCAATCAGAAGCGTTAATCCAAGGCGTGGTCGATGAAGCACGTCGACTAAACTACAATTCGATTAATATTGATTTGATTTATGGCCTGCCACATCAGACGCCTGAGACCTTTGCGCACACTGTGGCACGTATTATCGAGATGGGTCCAGACAGACTGTCTATTTTTAACTATGCGCATTTGCCCGATAGATTTAAAGCGCAAAAACAAATCAAAGAAAGCGACCTGCCCTCGCCAGCAGAGAAGCTGACCATGTTCAAGCAGACCATCACTGCCTTGACCGAAGCAGGCTATCAGTATATCGGTATTGACCATTTTGCAAAGCCTGATGATGAGTTGGCCATCGCCCAGCGCGAAGGCAATCTACACCGCAACTTCCAAGGCTACACCATCTTGGGCGATTGTGATCTACTGGGCTTCGGTGTGTCTGCCATCAGTCAAATCAACAGCACCTTGTACTCAAGCTCTGGTGCCTCAGCCAGTCATATCTTACAGAACAATACTGATCTTGACGCTTATAGAGCAGATATTGATCATCAAAAACTGCCTGCCGTCAGACACATTAAGACCAACATTCAAGACCGCCTGCGTGGCTATGTGATTATGAACTTATTGTGTCATGATTATATTGACTTTAAAGACGTCAATCAGAAGTTTGGTATTGATGCCATTACCTATTTCATTAATGAAATTCAACAGTTGGGTGACATGCAGCAAGACAAGCTGATTGATATGGATGCTGCCGGTATCCGTATATTACCTAAAGGTCGCCTGCTTGCCCGAAACGTGGCCATGGCATTTGATACCTATTTGGCCGGTAAAGCCAAAGGTCGTTTCTCAAAGGTAATTTAA
- a CDS encoding SPFH domain-containing protein: MGGFSVVMIVMVALVVFTIFKGVRIVPQGYKWIVQRLGKYHQTLEPGLNIIIPYVDDVAYKLTTKDIVLDIPSQEVITRDNVVIIANAVAYISIVQPEKAVYGIEDYEHGIRNLVQTSLRSIIGEMDLDSALSSRDHIKALLKQAISEDIADWGITLKTVEIQDINPSDTMQTAMEEQAAAERQRRATVTRADGQKQAAILEADGRLEASRRDAEAQVVLAKGSEESIRLITQAMGKEEMPVVYLLGEQYIKAMRELAESDNAKTVVLPADILSTVKGMVGNKFKP, translated from the coding sequence ATGGGCGGATTTAGTGTGGTTATGATTGTGATGGTAGCACTGGTAGTGTTTACCATATTTAAAGGGGTGCGCATTGTGCCTCAAGGTTACAAATGGATTGTACAGCGCTTGGGTAAGTATCATCAGACTCTAGAGCCTGGGCTAAATATTATTATCCCTTATGTCGATGATGTGGCTTATAAGCTGACGACCAAGGATATTGTATTAGACATTCCCTCTCAGGAAGTGATTACCCGTGATAACGTGGTAATTATTGCCAACGCTGTGGCTTATATCAGTATCGTGCAGCCTGAAAAAGCGGTGTATGGTATTGAAGATTATGAGCATGGTATTCGTAATTTGGTGCAGACCTCGCTGCGCTCTATTATCGGTGAGATGGACTTAGACAGTGCGTTATCTAGTCGTGATCATATCAAGGCATTATTGAAACAAGCCATCTCTGAAGATATTGCCGACTGGGGTATAACGCTTAAAACTGTTGAAATTCAAGATATTAACCCGTCAGATACAATGCAAACAGCGATGGAAGAGCAGGCTGCGGCTGAGCGTCAGCGCCGTGCGACTGTGACCCGTGCAGATGGTCAGAAGCAAGCGGCAATCTTAGAAGCAGATGGTCGTCTTGAAGCGTCACGCCGTGATGCCGAAGCGCAAGTGGTACTGGCCAAAGGTTCAGAAGAGTCTATTCGACTGATTACCCAAGCGATGGGTAAAGAAGAAATGCCAGTGGTTTACTTGCTTGGTGAGCAGTATATTAAAGCCATGCGTGAGTTGGCTGAGTCTGATAATGCCAAGACTGTGGTGTTACCAGCTGATATCTTAAGCACAGTTAAAGGTATGGTCGGTAACAAATTTAAGCCATAG
- a CDS encoding porin family protein, which produces MFNKMLVVMTAACAGSLMAVSANAAVNYGNGMVAQPYVGLKFGQYDLDHAEDKGISYGIYGGAKFTPNFGIEAEYLGSSDEDYQTGRLKRSEYHADVYGLYGTAEYLFPGTPIYVKGRAGVAKNKVKIDAKSSAYAQHDGSKSDSGFAGGLGFGYNFASNAAVELAYDWYPKVENVADQGDSDASGITLGANLKF; this is translated from the coding sequence ATGTTTAATAAAATGTTAGTTGTGATGACAGCTGCTTGTGCAGGATCATTAATGGCAGTGAGTGCAAATGCAGCAGTCAACTATGGTAATGGTATGGTAGCCCAACCTTATGTTGGACTTAAATTCGGTCAGTATGATTTAGATCATGCAGAAGATAAGGGTATCTCTTACGGAATTTATGGCGGTGCCAAGTTTACGCCGAACTTTGGTATCGAAGCTGAGTACTTAGGTAGCAGTGATGAAGACTACCAAACTGGCAGATTAAAAAGGTCAGAATATCATGCTGATGTCTATGGCTTATATGGTACAGCAGAATATCTGTTCCCAGGTACGCCAATATATGTCAAAGGCCGTGCCGGTGTGGCTAAAAACAAAGTCAAAATAGATGCAAAGTCTTCTGCTTACGCACAACATGACGGCAGTAAGTCAGATAGTGGCTTCGCTGGAGGTTTGGGTTTTGGGTATAACTTTGCTTCTAATGCAGCAGTAGAACTCGCTTATGATTGGTATCCAAAAGTTGAAAACGTTGCAGATCAGGGTGATTCAGATGCCTCAGGGATTACGCTTGGCGCCAATTTAAAATTCTAG
- a CDS encoding porin family protein: MKLLQKTLLALAAGSLMTAGAQAAINYGNGMTAQPYIGAKIGQYDLDKADDEAFSYGIYGGAKFAPNFGVEAEYMTTSKEDFNNGVNKSEYEADVYGLYGTADYVFPGSNMYAKGRLGVAKNKVEMRSSTGKRSESDTGVAGGVGLGYNFNSNAAVELAYDWYPEVKDIGRNGEDLKAKGLTLGANFKF, translated from the coding sequence ATGAAACTATTACAAAAAACACTACTTGCTTTAGCTGCTGGTTCACTAATGACTGCTGGCGCACAAGCTGCTATCAACTATGGTAATGGCATGACTGCACAACCATACATTGGTGCTAAAATCGGTCAATATGACCTAGACAAAGCAGACGACGAAGCTTTCTCATACGGTATTTATGGCGGTGCTAAGTTTGCTCCAAACTTCGGTGTTGAAGCAGAATACATGACTACCAGCAAAGAAGACTTCAACAATGGCGTTAACAAAAGCGAATACGAAGCTGATGTATATGGTCTATACGGTACAGCAGACTATGTATTCCCAGGTTCAAACATGTATGCTAAAGGCCGTCTAGGCGTTGCGAAGAACAAAGTTGAGATGCGCAGCAGCACAGGCAAACGTTCAGAATCTGATACCGGTGTTGCCGGCGGTGTTGGTCTAGGTTATAACTTTAACTCAAATGCAGCAGTAGAGCTTGCATATGACTGGTATCCAGAAGTTAAAGACATCGGCCGCAATGGCGAAGACTTAAAAGCAAAAGGCTTAACGTTAGGCGCTAACTTCAAGTTCTAA
- a CDS encoding NfeD family protein — MFVLEPWHWLALGGVLIISEMFLTTFATLWFGIAAVMVALLSWLFPIPEVFQVLLWLLFSILMVVMWFKYVKPLSIDRTKAGLGGSVIIGETGIITKVPTLDKVGTIRFSVPIVGATEWRCRTRGEPLELGERVVVIEIIGNELIVAPAKLPAHVEYR, encoded by the coding sequence ATGTTTGTTTTAGAGCCTTGGCATTGGCTGGCGCTTGGTGGTGTACTCATCATCTCTGAAATGTTTTTAACGACTTTCGCCACGCTTTGGTTTGGGATAGCTGCGGTTATGGTCGCTTTATTAAGCTGGCTGTTTCCAATTCCCGAAGTTTTTCAGGTTCTGCTATGGCTATTGTTTTCAATATTGATGGTGGTAATGTGGTTTAAATACGTTAAACCCTTATCGATAGACCGTACAAAAGCTGGCCTAGGAGGTAGTGTCATTATTGGTGAAACCGGCATTATTACTAAAGTTCCGACACTAGATAAAGTGGGCACCATACGCTTTAGCGTTCCTATTGTTGGTGCAACTGAATGGCGCTGCCGAACCCGTGGTGAACCTCTTGAGTTGGGCGAGAGAGTAGTGGTTATTGAGATTATTGGTAATGAGCTCATAGTCGCACCTGCTAAGCTGCCTGCGCATGTTGAATACAGATAG
- a CDS encoding esterase-like activity of phytase family protein: MSNPYISNRKLKNEPLENKKSTTTPQNHNSPSDHASTPLHPIRQGAILPHEVLDEQHQNAAYPGSALQIRNGGFGSDACAHPTHPNQFYALTDRGPNSDFKGSLGEGKQFLVTGFTPKIGLFELQADGSIIKVKEIILKDRSGQPISGLPNPPEFGGTNEIAYDVTGAPILIDPNQAYHPTDNPVKTDINGLDPEGLVALNDGSFWVSDEYGPHLVHYDAEGVEIWRINPFEADERNTLIINGKPLRLPAELSKRRTNKGMESLTITPDQSTLVGIMESSMDNPDRSGRQSCLTRLITINLHTGDVGQYLYRLDASHHVNSAIAALSEHQFYVVEHDRKFPLQAADAVKRIYQIDISAATNINQHDQLLTTKAVAYDVHLGLLVNGLTLEQLLAESEDNWELLADLGIHPVTKTLAVDVLQAIDYPHDKLEGIWLRQDGSIGLVNDDDFGMNDSEAGIEQKYLDSAKRIEDMTRLYQVWPN, encoded by the coding sequence ATGTCAAATCCGTATATTTCGAATAGAAAATTAAAAAATGAGCCGTTAGAAAATAAAAAATCAACAACGACACCACAAAATCATAACTCGCCCAGTGATCACGCTTCCACCCCACTGCACCCAATACGTCAGGGAGCCATTTTGCCGCACGAGGTATTGGATGAGCAGCATCAAAATGCCGCCTACCCAGGCAGTGCGCTACAGATTCGTAATGGCGGCTTTGGGTCTGATGCCTGTGCACATCCAACCCATCCCAATCAGTTCTATGCTCTAACCGACAGAGGCCCAAACTCTGACTTTAAGGGCAGTTTGGGCGAGGGTAAGCAGTTTTTGGTAACAGGATTTACACCAAAAATCGGCCTGTTTGAGTTACAAGCAGATGGCAGCATTATCAAGGTGAAAGAGATTATATTAAAAGACCGCTCTGGTCAGCCGATTAGTGGTTTGCCCAATCCGCCAGAGTTTGGTGGTACCAATGAGATTGCCTATGATGTCACAGGCGCTCCGATTCTGATCGATCCAAATCAGGCCTATCACCCCACAGATAATCCAGTCAAAACTGATATCAATGGCCTTGATCCTGAGGGATTGGTGGCATTAAACGATGGTAGCTTTTGGGTCAGTGATGAATATGGTCCTCACTTAGTGCACTATGATGCTGAAGGGGTAGAGATATGGCGTATTAATCCCTTTGAGGCCGATGAGCGCAACACGCTGATTATCAATGGCAAGCCACTACGTTTACCGGCTGAGCTGAGCAAGCGTCGAACCAATAAAGGCATGGAGTCACTGACCATTACGCCAGACCAAAGCACGCTAGTGGGCATAATGGAGTCCTCAATGGACAATCCAGATCGTTCAGGGCGGCAGTCTTGCTTAACCCGCTTGATAACCATTAACTTACACACAGGAGATGTCGGCCAGTATCTATACCGACTTGATGCCTCACATCATGTTAACTCTGCCATTGCGGCCCTATCAGAGCATCAGTTCTATGTGGTAGAGCACGATCGAAAGTTTCCGCTGCAGGCTGCAGATGCGGTTAAGCGTATTTATCAAATAGACATTAGCGCTGCGACCAATATCAATCAACACGACCAGCTGTTGACTACCAAAGCAGTCGCTTATGATGTGCATTTAGGGCTGTTGGTGAATGGGCTGACACTAGAGCAGTTACTGGCTGAAAGCGAAGACAATTGGGAGCTGCTGGCTGACCTAGGCATCCATCCGGTGACCAAAACTTTGGCAGTCGATGTGTTGCAAGCCATTGATTATCCGCATGACAAGCTAGAGGGGATTTGGCTGCGTCAGGACGGTTCCATTGGACTGGTCAATGATGATGATTTCGGTATGAATGATTCAGAGGCAGGTATCGAACAAAAGTATCTTGATAGCGCCAAACGCATCGAAGATATGACCCGCTTATATCAGGTTTGGCCAAATTAA